One Cryptomeria japonica chromosome 9, Sugi_1.0, whole genome shotgun sequence genomic window carries:
- the LOC131054150 gene encoding uncharacterized protein LOC131054150, translating into MGNHTSCVVPNPNPKHTSIQLLHSDGSMEILNRPILASVIMEDLPEHVVCHSDSFYIGQKIPALSPKEELKMGHKYFLLPKQSFQSVLSLVSLASFISPPKTVIPSHGASNFSFNTVRAPILKNPFEIEKSDGGLRIKVCSEFISKLIEDGRFSNKEREISAESDQGLCNTPQLQKDYAQLVTSRNQVWKPKLDTIQEKEKLVSRFKINRSHKACLSSR; encoded by the coding sequence ATGGGAAATCATACTTCATGTGTGgttcctaatcctaatcctaagcaTACCTCCATTCAATTACTTCATTCAGATGGGAGTATGGAGATTCTTAACAGACCAATACTTGCAAGTGTAATCATGGAGGATTTGCCTGAGCATGTAGTCTGTCATTCAGATTCTTTTTACATAGGGCAAAAAATACCAGCTCTTTCTCCCAAGGAAGAACTCAAGATGGGTCACAAGTATTTCCTTTTGCCCAAACAGTCCTTTCAGTCTGTTCTGTCTCTGGTTTCATTGGCTTCATTTATTTCTCCCCCTAAAACTGTTATTCCTTCTCATGGGGCTTCAAACTTCAGTTTTAATACAGTCAGGGCACCCATCTTGAAGAACCCATTTGAAATAGAAAAGAGTGATGGAGGCCTTCGGATCAAAGTCTGTTCAGAGTTTATTTCAAAGCTTATTGAAGATGGGAGATTCAGCAATAAGGAACGTGAGATTAGTGCAGAATCAGATCAGGGTTTGTGCAATACTCCTCAGTTGCAGAAAGATTATGCCCAGTTGGTCACATCAAGAAACCAGGTTTGGAAGCCAAAGCTTGATACTATTCAGGAAAAGGAGAAACTAGTTAGTAGATTTAAAATCAACAGGAGCCATAAGGCCTGTCTGTCAAGTCGTTGA